Proteins found in one Pectobacterium atrosepticum genomic segment:
- a CDS encoding PTS cellobiose transporter subunit IIC: MSSLYQSMIATIEQSITPLAGRLGQQKYVIAIRDGFTAALPFMIIGSFMLVFIFPPFSANTTVGFARTWLDFSITYREQLMLPFELSMGVMTFFISVGVGASLGRQFNLDSVMSGLLAFMAFLLVAAPYADDKISTEYLSGQGIFTALLTSIYSTRVYAALKQHNITIRLPKEVPTGVARSFEILIPVLVIVATLHPLNLFIEAQTGMIIPEAIMHLLAPLVSASDSLPAILLSVLLCQLFWFSGIHGSLIVTGIMNPFWMTNLAVNQAALAAGDVLPHIYLQGFWDHYLLIGGVGSTLPLAFLLLRSKVTHLRTIGRMGIVPSFFNINEPIMFGAPIIMNPMLFIPFVFVPMVNAVLAYTATKMGWLAQVVSLTPWTTPAPIGASWAANWSFSPFIMCMLCMLFSALMYLPFLRAYEHTLMKSEEQKMQSNLYTK; encoded by the coding sequence ATGAGTTCCTTATATCAATCGATGATTGCCACTATCGAACAATCGATTACCCCGCTGGCTGGGCGTTTGGGGCAACAAAAGTATGTGATCGCTATCCGCGATGGTTTTACCGCCGCGCTCCCCTTTATGATCATCGGCTCATTTATGTTGGTGTTTATTTTCCCCCCGTTCTCTGCCAATACCACCGTCGGATTTGCCCGCACCTGGTTGGACTTTTCCATCACCTACCGCGAACAGCTGATGCTGCCTTTCGAGCTGAGCATGGGCGTGATGACATTTTTCATTTCCGTGGGCGTCGGGGCCAGCCTGGGGCGACAGTTTAACCTCGATTCAGTGATGTCCGGTCTGCTGGCATTTATGGCTTTTCTGCTCGTCGCTGCTCCTTACGCCGATGACAAAATTTCTACTGAATACCTGTCAGGGCAAGGGATATTCACCGCTTTACTGACCTCTATCTATTCCACCCGTGTTTATGCCGCGCTGAAACAGCACAACATTACCATTCGTTTACCGAAAGAAGTGCCGACGGGGGTTGCTCGCTCGTTTGAAATCCTCATTCCCGTGTTGGTTATTGTCGCGACACTGCATCCACTCAACCTCTTCATTGAAGCGCAAACGGGCATGATCATTCCCGAAGCGATTATGCATCTGCTGGCGCCGCTGGTTTCTGCCTCAGACTCTCTGCCTGCCATCCTTCTGTCTGTGCTGCTGTGTCAGCTTTTCTGGTTTTCGGGGATCCACGGCTCACTGATTGTAACGGGCATCATGAATCCATTCTGGATGACCAATCTGGCCGTGAATCAAGCCGCGCTCGCGGCAGGCGATGTGCTGCCACATATCTATTTACAGGGTTTTTGGGATCACTATCTGTTGATTGGTGGCGTAGGGTCAACGCTACCGCTGGCTTTCCTGCTGTTACGCAGCAAAGTGACTCACCTACGCACCATAGGCAGAATGGGCATCGTACCGAGCTTCTTTAACATCAACGAGCCTATCATGTTCGGTGCACCCATCATTATGAACCCGATGTTGTTCATCCCCTTTGTCTTCGTACCGATGGTTAACGCCGTGCTGGCTTACACGGCAACCAAAATGGGGTGGCTGGCACAGGTCGTATCGCTAACGCCCTGGACGACACCAGCACCCATTGGTGCATCGTGGGCCGCAAACTGGAGTTTCAGCCCGTTTATCATGTGCATGCTGTGTATGCTGTTTTCCGCATTAATGTATTTACCGTTCCTGCGGGCTTATGAACATACGTTGATGAAAAGCGAGGAACAAAAAATGCAGAGCAATCTATACACCAAATAA
- the znuB gene encoding zinc ABC transporter permease subunit ZnuB, with protein sequence MIELLFPGWLAGILLAIAAGPLGSFVVWRRMSYFGDTLAHASLLGVAFGLLLNINLFSAVIAVTLILALGLVWLERRPYLAVDTLLGIMAHSALSLGLVVVSLMNNVRVDLMAYLFGDLLSVTTEDLWVIGAGVIIVVAVMRWQWRALLSMTISPELAHVDGVKIQRTKLLLMLTTALTIGIAMKFVGALIITSLLIIPAASARRFARTPEQMAIIAVMIGMIAVTGGLAFSAGYNTPAGPSVVLCASLLFIVSLLKPQPA encoded by the coding sequence ATGATAGAACTGCTATTTCCCGGTTGGTTGGCAGGGATTTTACTGGCGATTGCGGCAGGCCCACTCGGTTCGTTCGTCGTCTGGCGGCGGATGTCTTATTTTGGCGATACGCTGGCGCACGCATCCTTGCTTGGCGTCGCATTCGGCCTACTGCTGAACATTAACCTGTTTTCTGCCGTCATTGCCGTGACGCTCATTCTTGCACTGGGCCTCGTCTGGCTAGAGCGTCGTCCCTACCTGGCTGTCGATACGTTACTCGGCATCATGGCTCACAGCGCCCTGTCGCTTGGATTGGTTGTCGTCAGCCTGATGAACAATGTACGTGTGGATTTAATGGCCTACCTATTTGGTGATTTACTCTCCGTCACAACAGAGGACCTGTGGGTGATCGGTGCTGGTGTGATAATCGTTGTCGCTGTTATGCGTTGGCAATGGCGCGCACTGCTTTCCATGACGATTAGCCCAGAACTGGCACACGTCGATGGAGTGAAGATACAACGCACCAAGCTGCTTTTAATGCTGACTACCGCATTAACGATTGGCATCGCCATGAAATTTGTTGGCGCACTGATCATTACCTCACTGTTGATTATTCCCGCCGCCAGCGCCAGACGCTTCGCACGGACGCCGGAACAAATGGCAATCATCGCCGTTATGATTGGAATGATTGCTGTAACGGGCGGCTTAGCTTTCTCAGCTGGCTACAATACACCAGCCGGACCGTCTGTGGTGCTGTGTGCATCACTGCTATTTATTGTCAGCCTGCTTAAGCCACAACCCGCTTAG
- a CDS encoding PTS lactose/cellobiose transporter subunit IIA: MMITLEDAVMEIIVNAGQSRSLCFEALHAARKGNIDEAKNLLKEADGYARKAHHMQTQLIEQDAGEARQPMTLIMVHAQDHLMTSLLARELSEEIIHLYQRQ; the protein is encoded by the coding sequence ATGATGATTACATTAGAAGATGCAGTAATGGAAATTATCGTCAATGCTGGGCAGTCACGCAGCCTGTGTTTTGAGGCACTGCACGCTGCACGTAAAGGCAACATTGATGAAGCCAAAAATCTGTTGAAAGAAGCCGATGGCTACGCGCGCAAGGCACACCATATGCAAACTCAGCTGATCGAACAGGATGCAGGTGAAGCCAGACAGCCGATGACGTTAATTATGGTTCATGCTCAAGATCATTTAATGACATCATTACTCGCCCGCGAATTATCAGAAGAAATAATTCACCTTTATCAACGACAATAA
- a CDS encoding LacI family transcriptional regulator: MSTINDVSRLAGVSKATVSRVLSGSRGVKEASRLAVLKAVDELKYRPNVIAQSLLSQSTGCIGVICAQDNINQTTGYLYALEKHFSRHQKHLLLRFASSRAEVMNVLDELTSGLCDDILIIGARFPLNLADKSIILIDCMEADTTNSLQFDHAFATETACNYLIRQGRRQIALINPAASSSAEQVLLGYKRALENNFLPFNRNLIFMDASSSSSVALQVLLNNSTTLNFNALLVADEQEAKRVITQLQAFNKSVPKDIMVFSLAGSLDIPGIPAIPAIEYSMDAVAARIVSWLNEKTQGVLGSYVLRGDLIIPDMANRN; this comes from the coding sequence ATGTCTACAATCAACGATGTATCGCGTTTAGCTGGGGTGTCCAAAGCCACAGTCTCCCGGGTGTTGAGTGGTTCACGCGGCGTAAAGGAAGCCAGCCGCCTTGCAGTGTTAAAAGCGGTTGATGAGCTGAAATATCGGCCAAACGTCATCGCCCAATCGCTGTTAAGCCAGTCAACCGGATGTATTGGCGTCATTTGCGCTCAGGACAACATCAACCAGACAACTGGCTATCTTTATGCGTTGGAAAAACACTTTAGTCGGCATCAAAAACATCTCTTGTTGCGGTTTGCCAGCAGCAGGGCAGAAGTGATGAATGTGCTGGATGAACTGACTAGTGGCTTGTGTGATGATATTTTAATCATCGGTGCGCGCTTTCCACTGAATCTGGCCGATAAGAGCATCATTCTGATCGATTGTATGGAGGCGGATACCACCAACAGCCTGCAATTCGATCACGCTTTCGCCACAGAAACGGCATGTAATTACCTGATTCGTCAAGGAAGGCGTCAAATCGCGCTGATCAATCCTGCTGCCAGCAGCTCTGCGGAACAGGTTCTGTTAGGGTATAAACGGGCACTGGAAAATAACTTCTTGCCGTTTAACCGCAACCTGATTTTTATGGATGCGTCTTCCTCGTCGTCGGTTGCGCTGCAAGTGTTGCTCAATAACAGCACGACGCTGAATTTCAATGCGCTTTTGGTCGCTGATGAGCAAGAAGCAAAACGTGTCATCACACAGCTTCAGGCGTTTAATAAATCTGTGCCAAAAGACATTATGGTATTCAGCCTTGCCGGTTCTCTTGATATTCCTGGCATTCCGGCGATACCGGCGATTGAATATTCGATGGATGCGGTGGCGGCCAGAATCGTGTCTTGGCTTAATGAAAAAACGCAGGGTGTGTTGGGATCGTATGTCTTGCGCGGCGATTTAATTATCCCCGATATGGCTAATAGGAACTAA